The genomic stretch ACCGCCCGCGTGCAGGCATGCTCGTACGGCTGGCCGCGTCTGGGCACGACGCGGCGCAGCAGCGCGCCGCTGGCCGCGTCCACGGCGAACGATTCACCGGGCCCGCCGGCAGGCCTTCGCGTGGCCGCGTTGACGGCATCGCTGAGGGCTTCCCACTCCTCGACGGTGACCATCTGGTCGGCGCGGGCTTCGAGCAGGCGCTGGGCCGCGAGCAGCACCTGGAGCAGGGCGTTGATCTCATGGCTGCTGGTCATGATCATCACCTCCTTCCCGCCGCAGCGCCGGGGGCGTGTACACGTTCAGGCAGGTGGCGCAGCGGACGCGCTGCCCGTCGTCGATCCAGATCAGGTTGTCAACGTGGCGCTCGCCACAGCGCGGGCAGGCGTCCTCCGGCTCGACGAGATGTTGTTGGTGTTCCGCCGTCATGGCCCCACCTCCCCGCGCGATTCGCTCAGATCGAAGATCGCCACCACCGCGAGCAGGCCGACCAGCAGCGCTGTGCGCTCGTCGAACCCGGCAAGGTCGCCCGCGGCGCAGGTGCGAATGAGCGCGGCCTTCTCGGCGGCGGGCATGGCGGTCAGGGTGTCGCGCATCGTGGCGCGGGTCTGGTCGGCATGGGCGAGCAGTCGTTGGACTTGCGGGTCCATCGATCACGCTCCTTTCCGAGCCGTGAACCGGCCCTTGTCGGCTTTGATGAACCGCGCTTCCTTGCCCTTGGCTTTGATCTCGCGGATCATCGCGGCGTAGAGCGTCGCATGCGGCGTGGCGCCGTTGGTCTTCCAGCCTGCCGCGATGGCGCGCTCGGCGATGGTCTTCGCGTCGAGCGGCTCTTTCGCCCGCCCCAGGACCTGCGCGGCGGCGTCGAGGCCACTCAAGCCCTCGCGCTTCTTGCGCGGCTTCGCGTCGGCCTTGCCGCCGGCCGTCTTCTTCGTCGTCTCGCCGCGTGCCTTGGGCGCGCCGCGGTCGGGCGGCATGGTGATGCCGATCTGCGCCGGCGACTTGCCGGTGAGCTGCTTGATGCTCTGTTTGATGTGGAAGACACCGGTGACGGTGCCGACCGCATCCACCTCGCGGCATCCGGTCTTCTCATCGACGGCCGAGGTCGCCGGCGCCCGATAGAGCAGCGGCGTGCGGCCATCGACGCGGAAGAACAGTTCGTACAACTTTCCGTTCTTCTTCCAGCACACGTGGTTGCGGCTGGTGGGCAGGCTCTCGACCTGCTTGGCGATCTCGGCGTACTGGTCCTTGTTGACGAGCGCGATGCGCGGCGGCGTGCGCCGGCCCTTGCGCTTCTCGGTCGGCGGCGCTTCGGCCGTCGTCTTCGAAGTCGTCTCCGGCGTGCCTTGCTGCGCCGCGGCCTGCTGGGCCTTCTTCACCCAGCGCGACCGCTCTTTGCCCATGACGATCTCGGTCTTCATGACCAGGCCCTTGGCTGCGGCCTTGGCATCGCGCTCGGAGATGCGCTGGGCGTCTCTATCAACAACGCGGCCCCCGGGTTTCACGCCGGAGGCCTGCTTGGCATCCTTGTTGTCGGTCGCCTTCGGCGGCGGCCCGGCTTCGGCTCGAAGCCGCTGGGCGGACTTGATCCTCACCTTCTTCTTCGTCTCGAGGTTGGTCGCCTCCCAGCCGCCATTTCGATTCTCGGCGTCGATGCGCACCTTGGCGATCTTGCCGCTCACCTTCGCGGTGTACGTGCTTCCGATCTGGACTTCGTTCTTCTTCATGGTGCTGCTCCTTTCGTTGATGCAGCGGTTGGTGGAAACGTCTCACCGTCACTCGACGGCGAGTTCTTCGATGACTGCAAAGTTCGGCGAGACCGACCAGCGCGGCCGGCCCGACCCGTCGGTCGCGATGATGCGGCTGTTGACGTTGCACGCGTCGGCGAAGGCGTCGAACATGCGGGCCGTGGCGCGTCGTGCGGCGGCGACGATGCCCTCGGACGTGCCGTCGTGGCTGGCGACGAGGTGGCCCAGGACGACGCCGTCGCGGTCGCACGCCTCGCGGATGACGACGTTGGGCGCGCCGGCGCCGTTGCGGCGGGCGGTGCGATTTCGCTCAATCTGAATGGCGCTGGTCTTCATGATGCTCTTCTCTCACTTGCCGCTGGGCACCGGCGTGATCTCGATCTTGCGT from Phycisphaerales bacterium encodes the following:
- a CDS encoding winged helix-turn-helix domain-containing protein, with protein sequence MKKNEVQIGSTYTAKVSGKIAKVRIDAENRNGGWEATNLETKKKVRIKSAQRLRAEAGPPPKATDNKDAKQASGVKPGGRVVDRDAQRISERDAKAAAKGLVMKTEIVMGKERSRWVKKAQQAAAQQGTPETTSKTTAEAPPTEKRKGRRTPPRIALVNKDQYAEIAKQVESLPTSRNHVCWKKNGKLYELFFRVDGRTPLLYRAPATSAVDEKTGCREVDAVGTVTGVFHIKQSIKQLTGKSPAQIGITMPPDRGAPKARGETTKKTAGGKADAKPRKKREGLSGLDAAAQVLGRAKEPLDAKTIAERAIAAGWKTNGATPHATLYAAMIREIKAKGKEARFIKADKGRFTARKGA